Proteins encoded together in one Lathyrus oleraceus cultivar Zhongwan6 chromosome 5, CAAS_Psat_ZW6_1.0, whole genome shotgun sequence window:
- the LOC127086656 gene encoding F-box protein At2g27310: protein MDSSHSTNSPITTIHSDIIQSLILSRLDGTSLTSAASTASHLNRLCTEHHLWQKISTATWPSLNDPIAKSLISTFPSSHRSIFSDSFPSVDYSSSCASPSISTVSSSSLTRELISAVDLYYKGKPVFSKILRTDTHKGWFLCSPLWIEILEPNEVIQTSIKFEQNDVVEWLEENLTLSWIMIEPTRKRSVNLSSRLPVTVRRHWLTGELEVLYAVVMGLVQCTIKVTCCGKPGGEMHVREVSFSMEDMDGRHMVGRDSLVILQGAMEKGERKKVDVEESKKRFEKFYLMKRERRERRLRREKAMDMFIMLVAIVIFAFLFRFVRFWV, encoded by the coding sequence ATGGATTCTTCTCATTCAACTAATTCACCCATCACCACCATCCATTCAGACATAATCCAATCTCTCATCCTTTCCCGACTGGACGGCACATCTCTCACTTCTGCCGCCTCCACCGCTTCCCACCTCAACCGTCTCTGCACCGAACACCACCTCTGGCAAAAAATCTCCACCGCCACGTGGCCTTCTCTTAATGATCCTATCGCCAAGTCACTCATCTCCACCTTTCCATCATCCCACCGTTCAATTTTCTCTGACTCATTCCCCTCCGTCGATTACTCCTCTTCCTGTGCCTCTCCTTCAATCTCAACTGTATCATCATCATCCCTTACGAGAGAATTAATCTCCGCTGTAGATTTATACTACAAGGGCAAACCTGTCTTTTCGAAAATCCTACGCACGGACACTCATAAAGGATGGTTCTTATGTTCACCTCTATGGATTGAAATTCTCGAGCCGAACGAAGTTATTCAGACTTCTATAAAATTCGAGCAAAACGACGTCGTGGAGTGGCTTGAAGAAAATCTAACGTTAAGCTGGATTATGATTGAACCGACACGTAAGCGTTCGGTGAACTTATCTAGCCGGTTACCGGTAACAGTGAGACGTCACTGGCTGACGGGGGAGCTTGAGGTTTTATACGCTGTGGTTATGGGATTAGTGCAGTGCACGATAAAGGTCACGTGCTGTGGGAAACCTGGGGGAGAGATGCACGTGAGGGAGGTGAGTTTTAGTATGGAGGATATGGATGGAAGACACATGGTTGGGAGGGATAGTTTGGTAATTTTGCAAGGGGCGATGGAAAAGGGTGAGAGGAAGAAGGTGGATGTTGAGGAATCGAAGAAAAGGTTTGAGAAATTCTATTTGATgaagagagagaggagagagaggaGGTTGAGGAGAGAGAAAGCGATGGATATGTTTATTATGTTGGTCGCTATCGTcatttttgcttttctttttcgGTTTGTGAGGTTTTGGGTTTGA